One Mycobacteroides abscessus ATCC 19977 genomic window carries:
- the rplA gene encoding 50S ribosomal protein L1, with amino-acid sequence MSKNSKAYREAAEKVDREKLYTPLEATKLAKETSSKKYDATVEVAMRLGVDPRKADQMVRGTVNLPHGTGKTARVIVFAVGDKAEAAAAAGADVVGSDDLIERIQGGWVDFDAAIATPDQMAKVGRIARVLGPRGLMPNPKTGTVTPDVAKAVTDIKGGKINFRVDKHSNLHLIIGKASFDAEKLTENYGAVLDEILRAKPSSAKGRYLKKVVVSTTTGPGIQVDPGVTRNFLEA; translated from the coding sequence ATGAGCAAGAACAGCAAGGCATATCGCGAGGCCGCCGAAAAGGTGGACCGCGAGAAGCTGTACACCCCTCTTGAGGCCACAAAGTTGGCCAAAGAGACCTCTTCGAAGAAGTACGACGCCACTGTCGAGGTCGCGATGCGCCTCGGCGTCGACCCCCGCAAGGCTGACCAGATGGTCCGCGGCACCGTGAACCTTCCGCACGGTACCGGTAAGACCGCCCGCGTCATCGTCTTCGCGGTGGGCGACAAGGCCGAAGCAGCCGCCGCTGCCGGCGCCGATGTTGTCGGTAGTGACGACCTGATCGAGCGGATCCAGGGCGGCTGGGTGGATTTCGACGCCGCCATCGCCACCCCGGACCAGATGGCCAAGGTTGGCCGTATCGCTCGCGTGCTGGGCCCGCGTGGTCTGATGCCGAACCCCAAGACCGGCACCGTGACCCCCGATGTGGCCAAGGCCGTCACCGATATCAAGGGCGGAAAGATCAACTTCCGCGTCGACAAGCACTCCAACCTCCACCTGATCATCGGCAAGGCGTCCTTCGACGCCGAGAAGCTGACGGAGAACTACGGAGCGGTGCTCGACGAGATCCTGCGTGCCAAGCCGTCTTCGGCCAAGGGGCGCTACCTGAAGAAGGTCGTCGTCAGCACCACCACCGGCCCGGGCATCCAGGTCGACCCGGGTGTGACCCGAAACTTCTTGGAGGCCTAA
- a CDS encoding response regulator transcription factor: MITVFLVDDHEVVRRGLADLLEEEADFSVIGQASSVAEAMARIPALQPDIAVLDIRLPDGNGVELCRELRSKLPNLNCLMLTSFTDEHAMLDAIMAGAGGYVIKDIKGMELISAVRTVGAGRSLLDNRAAAALMNRLRAAADNPSPLAGLTAQERTLLELIGEGLTNRQIAERMFLAEKTVKNYVSRLLTKLDLERRTQVAVLATKLARENQGLHG, translated from the coding sequence ATGATCACAGTGTTCCTGGTCGATGACCACGAGGTAGTGCGTCGTGGCCTGGCGGATCTGCTCGAAGAGGAAGCGGATTTCTCGGTGATCGGGCAGGCCTCCTCGGTCGCCGAGGCGATGGCGCGCATTCCCGCCCTGCAGCCCGACATCGCGGTGCTGGACATTCGGCTGCCCGACGGCAATGGGGTGGAGCTGTGCCGTGAACTACGATCCAAACTTCCGAATCTGAACTGTCTGATGCTCACCTCCTTCACCGATGAACACGCCATGCTGGACGCGATCATGGCGGGGGCAGGCGGTTACGTCATCAAGGACATCAAGGGGATGGAGCTCATCTCCGCGGTCCGGACCGTCGGGGCCGGACGCTCGCTGCTGGACAACCGGGCCGCTGCTGCGTTGATGAACAGGTTGCGTGCGGCGGCGGACAATCCGTCGCCGTTGGCGGGACTCACCGCACAGGAACGCACCCTGTTGGAGCTGATCGGGGAGGGACTGACTAACCGTCAGATTGCGGAGCGAATGTTTCTGGCAGAGAAGACGGTTAAAAACTATGTCTCGCGTCTGCTCACCAAACTGGACCTCGAGCGCCGCACGCAGGTCGCGGTGCTGGCCACCAAACTTGCGCGCGAAAACCAGGGGCTGCACGGCTGA
- the rplK gene encoding 50S ribosomal protein L11: MAPKKKVVGLIKLQIKAGEANPAPPVGPALGQHGVNIMEFCKAYNAATESQRGNVIPVEISVYEDRSFTFALKTPPAAKLLLKAAGVPKGSGEPHKTKVAKVSWDQVREIAETKKEDLNANDIDAAAKIIAGTARSMGITVE; this comes from the coding sequence ATGGCCCCGAAGAAAAAGGTCGTCGGGCTGATCAAGCTGCAGATCAAGGCCGGCGAAGCCAATCCCGCGCCTCCGGTCGGTCCCGCGCTCGGTCAGCACGGCGTCAACATCATGGAGTTCTGCAAGGCGTACAACGCCGCGACGGAGTCGCAGCGCGGCAACGTCATCCCCGTGGAGATCAGCGTCTACGAGGACCGCAGCTTCACCTTCGCACTCAAGACCCCTCCCGCCGCCAAGCTGCTGTTGAAGGCCGCCGGTGTGCCCAAGGGGTCCGGTGAGCCGCACAAGACCAAGGTCGCCAAGGTGAGCTGGGATCAGGTGCGTGAGATCGCCGAGACGAAGAAGGAAGACCTCAACGCCAACGACATCGACGCCGCCGCCAAGATCATCGCCGGCACCGCGCGCTCGATGGGGATCACGGTCGAGTAG